The following proteins come from a genomic window of Rhodoligotrophos sp. CJ14:
- a CDS encoding ester cyclase, with protein MTPQEVRDFATRLMDEVWRTFDDQAVERFYRRDVIGHHREQTLGFEDIVARLQRDVGKFGAPVYDIADIIAEQDKFAIRFIFSCTLLPANTPIATEAIYFYHLRDGKIAEFWLLSDTPFDYRQ; from the coding sequence ATGACACCGCAAGAAGTTCGCGACTTCGCTACGCGCTTAATGGATGAAGTCTGGAGGACATTTGATGATCAGGCCGTCGAGCGGTTCTACCGTCGCGACGTGATCGGGCATCACCGCGAGCAAACACTCGGGTTTGAAGATATTGTGGCGCGTCTGCAGCGTGACGTTGGGAAGTTCGGCGCGCCTGTTTACGACATTGCAGACATCATCGCTGAGCAGGACAAGTTCGCAATCCGCTTTATTTTCAGTTGCACCTTGCTGCCCGCGAACACGCCAATAGCGACCGAGGCGATCTATTTTTATCATTTGCGCGATGGCAAGATCGCCGAGTTCTGGCTTTTGAGCGACACGCCATTCGACTACCGTCAGTAG
- a CDS encoding glycosyl hydrolase family 28-related protein has protein sequence MTTILQVIEGETRLAVSGNLFEAGRLPNARMWRARGDGESDDTDRLQAAITACLANGDPLYIPPGIYPISAPLVVDKPCAHIFGAVPVLTAGIVNPGVYDNSHRLTTLKAASSFTGAMIHVPQDGVSDEARRNLIFRNLLFLGDEAARQRGIWIEGGCKFPSIEGCGFRGIGLEAIRNDQGQVLLLRDVYVNRGYMAGVDFSGAPLTDYAGVIYNNRPDALFDNVHAGHSGPNDSQSGLIASFLMGPVSNCRMDNCVAENADLGCLWQGNAGLIGNCRFELCGKEGLVMAGQRNQITNASFGITLSSRQEGAYDALRVTGSQNLFVNLSLNTTAGRVRHFINDETNVPAHLRNQYAAIFTANQSALIPRIAERIIAKTGAGSQIGYAGSPGWTNFFDASGSDGAINVDGVSALNFAPPAMITNLVNGVDGQVVRLQASAATTYAHGTGNLRLQSGTNRAVAANVVVSFIRRGGVWYEV, from the coding sequence ATGACCACCATCCTGCAAGTGATCGAAGGCGAAACGCGCCTTGCCGTCTCCGGCAATCTGTTCGAGGCCGGCCGTCTGCCCAATGCCAGGATGTGGCGGGCGAGGGGAGACGGCGAGAGCGATGACACCGACCGGCTGCAGGCGGCGATCACCGCCTGCCTTGCCAATGGCGATCCTCTCTATATCCCGCCGGGCATCTATCCCATCTCGGCGCCCTTAGTGGTCGACAAGCCTTGCGCGCATATCTTCGGTGCGGTGCCGGTGCTGACCGCCGGCATCGTCAATCCGGGCGTCTATGACAACAGCCACCGGCTGACGACGCTCAAGGCCGCAAGCAGCTTTACCGGCGCCATGATCCATGTGCCCCAGGATGGGGTGAGCGATGAGGCGCGCCGCAACCTCATCTTCCGCAACCTTCTCTTCCTTGGCGATGAGGCGGCACGCCAGCGCGGCATCTGGATCGAGGGCGGCTGCAAATTCCCGAGCATCGAGGGCTGCGGCTTCCGCGGCATCGGCCTCGAGGCGATCCGCAATGACCAGGGCCAGGTCTTGCTGCTGCGCGATGTCTATGTGAACCGCGGCTATATGGCCGGCGTCGATTTCTCGGGCGCACCGCTCACCGACTATGCCGGCGTGATCTACAACAACCGGCCCGATGCCCTGTTCGATAATGTGCATGCCGGCCATTCAGGCCCCAATGACAGTCAATCGGGGCTGATTGCGTCGTTCCTCATGGGGCCGGTCTCCAATTGCCGCATGGACAATTGCGTGGCCGAGAATGCCGATCTCGGCTGCCTGTGGCAGGGCAATGCCGGGCTGATCGGCAATTGCCGCTTCGAGCTCTGCGGCAAGGAAGGTCTGGTGATGGCGGGGCAAAGGAACCAGATCACCAATGCGAGCTTCGGCATCACCCTGTCGAGCCGCCAGGAGGGCGCCTATGACGCACTGCGGGTGACGGGATCTCAGAACCTGTTCGTGAACCTGAGCCTCAATACCACTGCAGGCCGGGTGCGCCACTTCATCAATGACGAGACCAATGTGCCGGCGCATCTGCGCAACCAATATGCGGCGATCTTCACGGCGAACCAGAGTGCCTTAATCCCGCGCATTGCCGAGCGCATCATTGCCAAGACCGGGGCGGGCAGCCAGATCGGCTATGCGGGCTCGCCCGGCTGGACCAACTTCTTCGACGCGAGCGGCAGCGACGGCGCGATCAATGTGGATGGCGTCTCAGCGCTGAACTTCGCACCGCCCGCCATGATCACCAATCTCGTGAACGGAGTGGACGGGCAGGTGGTGCGGCTGCAGGCCTCGGCCGCCACCACCTATGCGCATGGCACCGGCAACCTGCGCCTGCAATCCGGCACAAACCGAGCCGTGGCGGCCAATGTGGTGGTGTCCTTCATCCGCCGCGGCGGGGTGTGGTATGAGGTTTAG
- a CDS encoding MFS transporter encodes MGGSAIAGNAHIATAIPRRLDRLPWSRFHWLVVVALGITWILDGLEVTLAGSVAGALRESPVLQFSASDVGFANSAYLIGAVTGALFFGWLTDRWGRKRLFSITLALYLLATLGTAFTWDLTSFALMRFLTGAGIGGEYSAINSAIQELIPARRRGWTDLVINGSFWVGAALASGASILLLDPDVIDPEYGWRISFFGGAAIGLVVLWLRRFLPESPRWLATHGRAHEAERVIEAIERRVEAEGHRLAPIQPSEAHVRPRRSTPMSEVFTTLFRDYPKRTFYCLVLMAAQAFFYNAVFFTYAMMLTDFYAVPSADVGYYILPFAAGNVLGPLLLGRLFDSWGRRPMIMLTYTVSGLLLAATGLAFQAELLTATTQTLCWSITFFFASAAASAAYLTAAENFPLEMRALAIAIFYALGTLLGAVSPWIFSLLIESGSRDQVLIGYLSGAALMLIAAVVTLAYGVAAERKPLEEVARPLSWR; translated from the coding sequence ATGGGGGGCTCTGCGATCGCCGGAAACGCGCATATTGCCACGGCTATTCCGCGCCGGCTCGACCGTCTGCCCTGGAGCCGCTTTCACTGGCTGGTCGTCGTCGCGCTCGGCATCACCTGGATACTTGACGGGTTGGAAGTCACGCTCGCCGGATCGGTTGCGGGCGCATTGCGCGAAAGCCCGGTGCTGCAATTCTCGGCGTCGGACGTGGGTTTTGCCAACTCGGCCTATCTCATCGGCGCGGTCACGGGCGCTTTGTTCTTCGGCTGGCTGACCGACCGCTGGGGACGCAAGCGACTGTTCTCGATCACGCTCGCTCTTTACCTATTAGCAACGCTCGGCACGGCCTTCACCTGGGATCTGACGAGTTTCGCCCTCATGCGCTTCCTGACCGGGGCAGGCATCGGCGGGGAATATTCGGCCATCAATTCCGCCATCCAGGAGCTCATCCCGGCGCGCCGGCGCGGCTGGACCGATCTCGTCATCAATGGCAGCTTCTGGGTCGGCGCGGCACTGGCGAGCGGAGCCTCGATCCTGCTGCTCGATCCCGATGTCATCGATCCCGAATATGGGTGGCGTATCTCCTTTTTCGGCGGCGCAGCGATCGGCCTCGTCGTCCTCTGGCTTCGCCGCTTTCTCCCTGAGAGCCCCCGCTGGCTCGCCACCCATGGCCGTGCCCATGAGGCCGAGCGTGTCATCGAGGCCATCGAGCGGCGGGTAGAAGCCGAAGGCCATCGCCTCGCGCCGATCCAGCCGAGCGAAGCCCATGTCCGCCCTCGCCGTTCAACGCCGATGAGCGAAGTGTTCACCACGCTGTTTCGCGATTATCCCAAGCGGACATTCTATTGCCTGGTGCTGATGGCGGCGCAGGCCTTCTTCTACAATGCGGTCTTCTTCACCTATGCGATGATGCTGACGGACTTCTATGCGGTGCCGAGCGCCGATGTCGGCTATTACATTCTGCCTTTTGCGGCCGGAAATGTGCTGGGGCCGCTGCTGCTGGGTCGCCTATTCGACAGCTGGGGACGGCGGCCGATGATCATGCTGACCTATACGGTGTCTGGCTTGCTGCTCGCGGCGACCGGCTTGGCGTTCCAGGCCGAGTTGCTGACCGCGACCACGCAGACCCTGTGCTGGAGCATCACTTTTTTCTTCGCCAGCGCGGCCGCCAGCGCAGCCTATCTCACGGCCGCCGAGAATTTCCCGCTGGAGATGCGGGCGCTCGCAATTGCGATCTTCTATGCCTTGGGAACGCTGCTGGGCGCCGTTTCGCCCTGGATCTTCAGCCTTCTGATCGAAAGTGGTTCGCGCGATCAGGTGCTTATTGGCTATCTGTCGGGTGCGGCGCTCATGCTCATCGCTGCTGTCGTCACACTGGCTTATGGGGTGGCTGCGGAGCGCAAACCCCTCGAAGAGGTCGCCAGGCCCTTGAGCTGGAGATGA